GTCATGATGGGTTCCATGTTCGCGGGCACCGAGGAAAGTCCGGGCGAGAAGATTTTGTACCAAGGACGAACCTACAAGATTTATCGCGGCATGGGCTCCATCGATGCCATGAAGGACGGCAGCAGCGACCGGTATTTTCAGGAAGGCTCCAAAAAGTTGGTGCCGGAAGGTATTGTGGGCCGGGTCCCGTACAAGGGTTCGGTCTTGGAAACCATTGATCAGCTGGTCGGAGGACTGCGTTCCGGCATGGGATATCTGGGTGCCTCCGATATTCCGGCCCTGTGGGACAAGGCGCAGTTCGTGGAGATATCCGCCGCTGGTCTGCGCGAAAGCCACGTCCACGACGTGATCATTACCAAGGAAGCGCCCAATTACCGGGTGGACGCCTACTAACCTCGCTTGCAAGACCGCCCGCCACGAGCGGGCGGAGGAAACATCATGGATATTCAGGAAAAGGTCATTATTCTTGATTTCGGCTCGCAGTATACCCAGCTCATCGCCAGGCGTACACGCGAATCCGGCGTGTATTCGGAAATTCACCCCTGCACCATCACCACGGCCGAACTGAAGGCGCTTGGCCCCAACGCCATCATTTTGTCCGGTGGCCCGTCATCGGTCACCAGCGCGGACGCTCCCTCCGTGGACCCGGAGATTTTCACCTGGGGGTTGCCCGTTCTTGGTATTTGCTACGGCATGCAGCTCATGGCCCATCTTTTGGGCGGCCGGGTGGCGCCGTCGACGGATCGCGAGTATGGCCGCAGCGAACTGCAATTTGTCGCGCCCTGTCCGTTGTGGGAGCGGCTCGCCGGCGAGGGCGGCCTGACGGCCTGGATGTCGCACGGAGACCACGTTTTGGCTCCGCCTCCCGGATTCACGGTGACAGCCAAGACATC
The genomic region above belongs to Deltaproteobacteria bacterium and contains:
- a CDS encoding IMP dehydrogenase (catalyzes the synthesis of xanthosine monophosphate by the NAD+ dependent oxidation of inosine monophosphate) — translated: VMMGSMFAGTEESPGEKILYQGRTYKIYRGMGSIDAMKDGSSDRYFQEGSKKLVPEGIVGRVPYKGSVLETIDQLVGGLRSGMGYLGASDIPALWDKAQFVEISAAGLRESHVHDVIITKEAPNYRVDAY